Within Streptomyces sp. SS1-1, the genomic segment GGTGACGTGACAGGCAGCCGTGGCCGCCCCGTTGGCACGCCGGCCGGGGCGGCCGCGGTGACACCGGGACGGCCGTACGGCGGCGGCGCGGCGGCGGCACGGGAAATCCTTAGACAGCCGAACGAACAGCGCCCATAATCGATTGACGTGGGCAAAACTTATGAACGCATCGACGGCAGGCTCCGCACGTTCATCGAGGAGCAGCCGCTCTTCTTCACCGCCACCGCGCCGCTCGCGGCCGACGGCACCGTCAACCTCTCCCCCAAGGGCCTGAAGGGCTCGTTCGCGGTCCTCGACGAACACACCGTGGCCTACCTGGACTTCGCCGGCTCCAACGCCGAGACGGTCGCGCACCTGCGGGAGAACGGCCGGATCACCCTCATGTGGTGCGCCTTCCAGGGCCCGCCGAACATCGTGCGCGTGCACGGCCGCGGCGAGGCCGTCTTCCGCGACGACCCGCGCTTCACCGGACTCCTCGGGCACTTCTCCGGCATCGACCCGGCCCAGCACGGCCTGCGGGCCGTCATCGTCGTCCACGCCGAGCTCGTCCGGGACACCTGCGGGTACGCCGTCCCCCTGATGACGTACGACGAGGACCGCGATCTGCACGCCAGGCGCTTCGCCCGCGAGGACGACGCGTCGCTGGACGCGTACTTCACCAAGAAGGAGTACATCGCGACCAGCATGGACGGACTTCCCGGGCTGCCGTTGCCGCTGCCCCCCTCTAGCTTCTGAGGCATGCGCCGTGCCGCCCTCGCCCTCGTGTCCGTCTCCGTCTCCCTCCTCACGCTCGGTGCCACGCCGGGCCGGGCGCCGGACCCGCTGCCCGGCCGGATGGCCGACACCGGGGGCGGCACCCAGCTGATCACCGCCGTGGCGCCCGGGACCGGCTCCACCGAGGGGACGGTGACCTGGTGGGACCGGGCCGACGGGCGCTGGGTGCGGGCGGGTTCGGCGCCGGCGCGGTTCGGGGCCAAGGGCCTGGTCCAGGGGACGGGCCGGAAGCAGGGCACGAACACGACGCCGACCGGGCTGTTCCGGCTGCCGTACGCCTTCGGCATCGAGGCCGCGCCGCCCGGGACGGCGTACACCTACCGCCGGGTGCGCGAGGACTCCTGGTGGTGCCAGGACAACGACTCGGCCGCGTACAACCGCTGGAGCCAGCCGCTCGCCCCCGACTGCCGGCCCGCCGAGTCGGAGCACCTGATCACCTACGGCTCCCGCTACGCGCACGCCCTCGTCATCGGCTTCAACTACACCCGCCCGGTGAAGGGACGCGGCGCCGGGATCTTCCTCCACGTCAACGGGCGCGGGGCGACGGCGGGTTGTGTGTCGGTGCCCCGGGACGCGATGAGGAGCATCCTCGAATGGGCCGATCCCGGACGCAAGCCGCACATCGCGATCGGCACCGCGTCCGGCTCCACCGCGATCACCCGGTACTGACCGGGAACCGCTGAACACACGGGCCTCCCCGCACGTATCTCTGGGCCAAGGGACCACGTCAACCCCCTTGCTCCCGTCCCCGGAGGAACCGTGACCACCACGCTCGCAGGCGGCCGTGCCGCCCGCCGCCAGACGATGCGCCGCATCCGTCCGCGCCGCTCCCCGGCCGTCCCGCTGGTCGTCGCCCTGTGGGCGGGCGCGGCGGCGGTGCTGTGGCTGTGGTGGGACAACACGCCGTCCCTCGCGGACAACACGGCGAAGATCCTCGCCGCCGGGCGCATCACCGGTCTGCTCGCCGGCTATCTGATGGCGCTGGTCGTCCTGCAGATGGCGCGGGTGCCCGCGCTGGAGCGGCGGGTGGGCTCGGACCGGGTCGCCCGCTGGCACGCCATGAGCGGCCGGTACACGGTCTGCCTGGTCGTCGCGCACGTCTTCCTGACGATGTGGGCCTACGCCCTGCAGAGCGGCCGGACCCTCGGTGACGTCGTCCAGCAGACGATCGACTCCGTCAACACGCTGCCCGACATGGGCAAGGCGGCCATCGGTACCGGGCTGCTGTTCGTCATCGCGTTCATCTCCGTCGGCGGCATCCGGCGCCGCGTCCCGTACGACACCTGGTACCACGTGCACCTGCTGACGTACGCGGCGGTGTTCCTGACGTTCTGGCACCAGATCACCACCGGCAACGAGTTCGCCGTCGAGCCCACCGCGAAGACCTTCTGGTACGGCCTGTACGGGGCGGTCACCGCGCTGGTGCTCTGGTACCGGGTCATCACCCCGGTCCGCCTGAACCTGCGGCACCGGATGTACGTCGAGGCCGTCATCGAGGAGACGCCCGGCATCGTGTCGGTGCTGATCGGCGGGCGCAAGCTGCACCGGATGGGCGCGGAGGCCGGGCATTTCTTCCGCTGGCGGTTCAAGGCGCCGGGCATGCGGTTCAGCTCGCACCCCTACTCGCTGTCGGCGGCGCCCCGCCCGGACATGCTGCGGATCACGGTCAAGGCGATCGGCGACCACACGTCCCGGCTGCGCGAACTGAGGCCCGGCACCAAGGTGTGGGCGGAGGGCCCCTACGGCGCCCTGACGGCCCAGCGCCGCAGCCGGGGCAAGGTGCTGCTGGTGGCCGGCGGGGTCGGCATCACGCCGATGCGGGCCCTGTTCGAGACGCTGCCGGGCGCCTCCGGCGACATCACCCTGCTCTACCGGGCCAACAGCACCCAGGACCTGGCGCTGTGGGACGAGCTGTCGGCCATCGCCGACGAGCGCGGTGCCCGGCTGATGTACGCGGTCAACAGCCCGGACGGTGAGCGTCCGGACATCTCGGCGGAGCGGCTGCGGCAGAAGCTGCCGGACATCGACCAGCACGACGTCTTCCTCTGCGGCCCGCCCGGGTTCGCGCAGTCCGTGTACGAGGCGCTGCGCGGCGCCGGAGTGCCCGCCCGCCGCATCCACCACGAGTCGTTCGAGATGTGAGCGACCGGACTTCGAGTCATCACCACTCCAGGAGCTGTGGAAAGCCATGAGGAAGAGCCACCCCATCCGGCGTTTCGTGCTGGCCGGTGCGGCCACCGTGTCGGGGATCGTGCTGCTGCTGTCGCTGAAGCCGGCGACCGACCCGGCGTCCGCCCAGGCGGCCGGCGGCGCGGCACCCCCGGTGGCGGCCTCGCCGCAGGGCGGTGCGCAGGCCGCCGGAGCGGGCACGGTCACCGGTGACGCGGCGCGCACCCAGTACGGCGCGGTCCAGGTCCGGCTGACCGTGGCCAACGGGAAGATCACGAAGGCGGAGGCCGTCCAGGCACCCAAGGGCGGCCAGAGCGACCAGGTCACCGCGAACGCGGTGCCCAAGCTCAACCAGGCGGCGGTGGCGGCCCAGAGCGCCGACATCGACGCCGTGTCCGGGGCGACCTACACCAGCGCCGGGTACAAGCAGTCCCTGCAGTCGGCGATCGACAAGGCGAACGCGGCCGCGGGCGCCGGGCAGGGGTCGGGCGGCCAGGACTCCGGCGGGGGCGCGGCACAGGCCCGTACCGTCACCGGCGCCGTCGCGCAGACCCAGTACGGGGCGGTCCAGGTCCGTGTCACGGTCAGCGGCGGGAAGATCACCAAGGCGGAGGCCGTGAAGGCGCCGAGCGGCGGGCAGAGCACCAACATCACCGCGAACGCGGTGCCGAAGCTCAACCAGGCGGCCGTGGCGGCCGGCAGCGCCGACATCGACGCCGTGTCCGGGGCGACCTACACCAGCGCCGGATACAAGGAGTCCCTGCAGTCGGCCCTGGACCAGGCCGGTGGCTGACACGGTGGTGGAACCGACACCAGCTCCCGCCGCGGTACGTCGTGCGGAGGAGGTCATGGGGACGGTCGTCTCCTTCGACGTCCGCGGCGGGGATCCCGACGCCGTCCGGTCGGCCCTGGACGAGGCGGTCGCCGGGCTGCACCGGGTCGACGAGGTGTTCAGCACGTACCGCGACGACAGCCAGGTCTCCCGGCTGGCGCGCGGGGAGATCACGCTGGACGACTGCGATCCGGAGGTGGCCGAGGTGCTCGAACTGGGCGCCGAGGCCGAGCGGTCGAGCGGCGGCTGGTTCAGCACGTCGTACGCGGGGAGCGTGGACCCGACCGGCGTCGTCAAGGGCTGGTCGGTCGAGCGCGCGGCGCGGAGTCTCACCGCGGTCCCCGGGGTGACCGGGGTGAGCGTGAACGGCGGCGGCGATGTGCAGCTGCTCGGGACGCCGGGTCCCCGGCGCCCGTGGCGGGTGGGCGTGGCCGACCCGCTGCGTCCCGGAGGGCTCGCCGCGGTCGTCTCGGCGGCCGGACTGGACGAGCTGGCGGTGGCCACCTCCGGCACGGCCGAGCGGGGCGCCCATATCGTCGATCCGCGCACGGGCCGCTCGGCGGTCACGGACCTGGTGGCCGTGACGGTGACCGCCCCCCGGCTGACCTGGGCGGACTGCTGGGCGACGGCGGCCTTCGCGATGGGGTCGCGGGAGGGTCTGGCCTGGCTGGAGTCGCTGCCGGACGTGGAGGCGCTGCTGATCACCGCGGGCGACGAGGTGCGCTGCACGGGAGGGCTGGCGGCCCGCCTGGGCTGAGGCGGGCCCGCCCCCGCTCAGTGGGTGTTCTGGGCGAGCCTCAGCAGGTGGTCGGCGAGCGCCTGGCCGCCCGTGGGGTTCCGGCTGATCAGCATCAGGGTGTCGTCGCCGGCGATCGTGCCGAGGATGTCGTGCAGTTCGGCCTGGTCGATGGCCGACGCCAGGAACTGGGCCGCCCCCGGAGGGGTGCGCAGGACCACGAGGTTCGCCGAGGCCTCCGCGGAGATCAGCAGTTCCTGGGAGAGCCGCCGCATCCGCTCCTCCTTGGCGGACTCCCCGAGCGGGGCGCGGGGCGTACGGAAGCCGCCCTCGCTGGGCACCGCGTAGATGAGGTCGCCGTCGTTGTTGCGGATCTTGACGGCGTTCAGCTCGTCGAGGTCGCGGGAGAGCGTCGCCTGGGTGACGCTCAGCCCGTCGTCGGCGAGCAGCTTCGCCAGCTGACTCTGCGACCGCACCGGCTGCCGGTTGAGGATGTCCACGATCCGGCGGTGACGTGCGGTGCGGGTCTGCGGCACGGCGGGGCCCGCGGCCCCGTTCGCGCCGTTGTGCCCGTGGTCCTGCGCCTGGCTCATCGTCGTCTCATTCTCCGGATCCGTCCCCTGCGGCCACGTCCAGGATGCCCGGCAGGGCCTGAAGAAGCGCTTCCACTTCGTCGTCGCCCAGGTTCAGCGGCGGCATCAGCCGTACGACATCGGGGGCGGGCGCGTTCACCAGGAAACCGGCGTCCTGGGCCGCCTGCTGCACACCGGCGGCGTGCGGCCCGGTGAGCACGATACCGAGGAGCAGTCCCGCGCCCCGGACATGGTCGATCATCGGGTGGCCGAGGGCCTCGACGCCGTCGCGCAGTTTCTCGCTCTGGCGCTTGACGTTCTCCAGCAGTCCGTCGTCCGCGATGGTGTCCAGGACGGCGAGGCCGGCCGCGCAGGCGACCGGGTTGCCGCCGAAGGTCGTGCCGTGCTGACCGGGCCTGAGCAGGTCCGCGGCCCGCCCGAAGGCGACCGTGGCGCCGAGCGGCAGTCCGCCGCCGAGCTGCTTGGCGAGGGTGACGACGTCCGGGAGGACGCCTTCGTGGGCCTGGTAGGCGAACCAGTGCCCGGTGCGGCCGATGCCGGTCTGCACCTCGTCGAGGACGAGCAGCGCGCCCGTGGCGGCGGTGATGGCCCGCGCCGCCTTCAGATAGCCGGCCGGCGGGACGACGACGCCGTTCTCGCCCTGGATGGGCTCGATGATGACGAGGGCCGTCTCGTCGGTGACGGCCGCGGCCAGGGCCTGCGCGTCGCCGTAGGGGACGTGGGTGACGTCGCCGGGCAGCGGCAGGAAGGGGTCGCGCTTGCCGGGCTGGCCGGTCAGCGCGAGGGCGCCCATGGTGCGGCCGTGGAAGCCGCCGTCGGTGGCGACGACATGAGTGCGGCCGGTGAGCCGGCCCACCTTGAACGCGGCCTCGTTGGCCTCGGCGCCGGAGTTGCAGAAGAAGACCCTGCCCTCCCGGCCGAACAGCTGGAGCAGCCGTTCGGCGAGGGCGACGGTCGGCTCCGCCATGAAGAAGTTGGAGATGTGGCCGAGGGAGGCGATCTGCCGGCTCACGGCCTCGACGATCGCCGGGTGGGCGTGGCCGAGCGCGTTGGTGGCGATGCCGCCGACCCAGTCGAGGTACCGGGTGCCCTCGGCGTCCCAGACCTTCAGGCCCTCGCCGCGCACCAGGGGGAGCCGCGGGGTGCCGTAGTTGTTCATGAGCGAGCCCTGCCACCGCTGGGCGTACTCCTGGTTGGCGGTCACTGCGCGTCCCCCTCCGGCGCGTCCGGCACGACCATCGTGCCGATTCCCTCATCGGTGAAGATCTCCAGCAGGATCGAGTGCTGGACCCGGCCGTCGATGACGCGGGCGGTGGTGACGCCGTTGCGTACGGCGTGCAGGCAGCCCTCCATCTTCGGCACCATGCCCGAGCTGAGTTCGGGCAGCAGTTTCTCCAGCTGGGAGGCGGTGAGGCGGCTGATCACCTCGTCGCTGTGCGGCCAGTCCTCGTAGAGGCCCTCGACGTCCGTGAGGACCATGAGAGTCTCCGCTCCCAGCGCAGCCGCGAGTGCCGCAGCCGCCGTATCAGCATTGACGTTGTAGACATGCCCGTCGTCCTGACTGCGGGCGATGGAGGAGACGACCGGGATGCGGCCGTCGGCGAGCAGGGCCTCGATCGCGCCCGTGTCGATCTCGGTGATCTCGCCCACCCGCCCGATGTCGACCGGTTCGCCGTCGATCTCGGGCCGGTGCTTGGTGGCGGTGATGGTGTGCGCGTCCTCGCCGGTCAGACCGACGGCGAGCGGACCGTGCTGGTTGAGCAGGTTGACCAGCTCGCGCTGGACCTGCCCGGCGAGCACCATCCGTACGACGTCCATGGCGTCCTCGGTGGTCACCCTGAGCCCGGCCTTGAACTCGCTGACGATGCCGTGCTTGTCGAGGGCGGCGCTGATCTGCGGGCCGCCGCCGTGCACGACGACCGGCTTGAGCCCGGCGTGGTGCAGGAACACGACGTCCTGGGCGAACGCGGCCTTCAGGTCCTCGTCGACCATGGCGTTGCCGCCGAATTTGATGACGACGGTTCTGCCGTTGTGGCGGACGAGCCAGGGCAGCGCCTCGATGAGGATCTGGGCCTTGGGGAGCGCGGTGTGCTTCCGCGTCGTGTTGCTCATGACGAGTAGGCGCTGTTCTCGTGGACGTAGTCCGCGGTGAGGTCGTTGGTCCAGATCGTGGCGGTCTCGGAGCCGGCCGCGAGGTCGGCGACGATGTGCACCTCGCGGTAGCGCATGTCGACCTTCTCCCGGTCCTCGCCGACGCCGCCGTTCTTGCAGACCCAGACGCCGTTGATGGCGACGTTGAGCCGGTCCGGCTCGAAGGCGGCCTTCGTCGTGCCGATCGCGGACAGTACCCGGCCCCAGTTGGGGTCCTCGCCGTGGACAGCGCACTTGAGGAGGTTGTTGCGGGCGATGGTGCGGCCCACCTCGACGGCGTCGTCCTCGGACGCGGCGTTGACGACCTCGATCCTGATGTCCTTGCTGGCGCCCTCGGCGTCCCGGATGAGCTGCTGCCCGAGGTCGTCGCAGACCTGCCGGACCGCCTCGGCGAACTCCTCGTAGGCCGGGGTGACGCCGGACGCGCCGGAGGAGAGCAGCAGGACGGTGTCGTTGGTGGACATGCAGCCGTCGGAGTCGACCCGGTCGAAGGTGACCCGGGTGGCGGCCCGCAGCGCCTTGTCCAGCGTCGCGTCGTCGAGGTCGGCGTCCGTGGTGAGGACGACCAGCATGGTGGCGAGGCCGGGGGCGAGCATGCCGGCGCCCTTGGCCATGCCGCCGACGGTCCAGCCTCCCCCAGACTCCGTCCGGGGGGACCCCCAGGTCACCACGGACGTCTTGTGGACGGTGTCGGTGGTCTTGATGGCGATGGCGGCCTTCTCGCCGCCGTGCTCGGAGAGCTGCCCGGCGGCCGTCTCGATGCCCGGGAGCAGCTTGTCCATGGGCAGCAGGACGCCGATCAGACCGGTCGAGCACACGGCGATCTCGATGGCGCCCCGGCCGAGCACCTCGGCCGCCTTCTCGGCGGTGGCGTGGGTGTCCTGGAAGCCCTTCGGTCCCGTACAGGCGTTGGCGCCACCGGAGTTGAGGACGACGGCCGACACCTGGCCGCCCTTGAGGACCTGCTCGGACCACAGCACGGGCGCGGCCTTGACGCGGTTGGAGGTGAACACGCCCGCGGCGGCTCGGCGCGGCCCGGTGTTGACCACGAGGGCCAGGTCCGGGTTGCCGTTCTCCTTGATCCCGGCGGCGATCCCCGCCGCCGTGAATCCCTTGGCTGCCGTCACACTCACGGCGCGACTCCGATCGTGGAAAGCCCGGTGCTCTCGTCGAGCCCCAGGGCGATGTTCATGCTCTGGACGGCACCGCCCGCGGTGCCCTTGGTGAGGTTGTCGATGGCGCTGATCGCGATGACGCGGCCCGCGGCCTCGTCGTACGCGACCTGCACCTGCACGGCGTTGGAACCGTGGACGGAGGCGGTGGCGGGCCACTGCCCCTCGGGGAGGAGGTGGACGAACGGCTCGTCGGCGAACGCCTTCTCGTAGGCGGCGCGCACCGCCCCGGCGCCGACGCCGTCCTTGGCGCGGGCGCTGCACGTGGCGAGGATGCCGCGGGGCATCGGCGCGAGGGTCGGCGTGAAGGAGACGGAGACCCGCTCCCCCGCGGCCGCGCTGAGGTTCTGGATCATCTCGGGGGTGTGCCGGTGCCCGCCGCCGACGCCGTACGGCGTCATGGAGCCCATGACCTCGCTGCCCAGCAGGTGCGGCTTGGGCGCCTTGCCGGCACCGGACGTGCCGGAGGCGGCGACGATCACGGCCTCCGGTTCGGCGAGGCCGGCCTCGTAGGCGGGGAAGAGGGCCAGTGAGACGGCGGTCGGGTAGCAGCCGGGGACCGCGATACGCCGGGAACCCTCCAGCGCGGCGCGGCCGCCCGGCAGCTCGGGCAGTCCGTACGGCCAGGTCCCGGCGTGCGGGGAGCCGTAGAACCGCTCCCAGTCACCGGCGTCCTTCAGCCGGAAGTCGGCTCCCATGTCGACGACGAGCACGTCGGGGCCGAGCTGCTCGGCGACGGCGGCGGACTGCCCGTGCGGCAGGGCGAGGAAGACGACGTCGTGCCCGGCCAGCGCCTCGGGCGTGGTCGGGGCCAGCACCCGGTCGGCGAGCGGCAGCAGGTGCGGCTGGAGCGCCCCGAGGCGCTGTCCCGCGTTGCTGTTGCCGGTCAGGACGCCGATCTCGACCTCGGGGTGCACCAGGAGCAGACGCAGCAGTTCCCCGCCCGCGTATCCGCTCGCTCCGGCCACTGCCGCACGTACCGCCATGGATGCCTCCTCCTTGATGGCATGACTATACGTTTCGCCGCAGTTTTATGCAATCCATTCACGGGCGGGCGGCGGCGCGAGAGACAGACGCGAAGAAGCGCGCGTTCACCACTGCCGTGCCGCACGCGTCCCCATGCTGATCACCGGGTGATCGCCGATCGCGCGCCCCGCTCCACCAGGGCGGAACACTCCGGGCAGTCGGAGACGACCGGGTGCACGCAGTGCACCAGGTGGGCCAGGAACCGGTCGGCCAGTTCGAGGTCCGCGATGTGTTCGGCGATCCGGGCGCGCTTCGCGTCGATCAGGCCGATGCGGTCCGCCCGTTCCCCCGCCACGAGTTCACCGATCTCGGCGAGTGACAGCCCGGACCGCCGGGCGATCTGGATGAGGCGGGCCCGGCCCACGGTCTGGTCGTCGTAGACGCGATGCCCGGAGGGCAGCCGGCGCGGGGTGAGCAGTCCGAGGTCCTCCCAGTGCCGGAGGACATGGGTGGCCACCCCGAGCAGGGCGGCCGCATCGCCGATCTTCAACTCCGCCACGGACAGCACACTCCTTTACTTCAGGTCGGCCTGAAGTAATACCGTCCCGCCATCGAACCCACCACCCGATCGTGAGAGGGACAGGGCCGCCATGTCCGACGCTGTGAGATCACCGACGCCGGCCGCGTGCTGTGGCGCGGTCGCGAGCCTGGCCGCGGGTCTTGTGCGTCCCCGACGCCGCGACGAGCGGTTTCTGCGCGGCTTGACCGACGCGGGGTTACCGGACACGGCCGTGTCGGTCACGGTGTCCGCGCTGAGACAGGTGCCGCGGTCCGTGCCCACCGCGCTGATCGTGGAGGGGCTGCGGCACCCGCGGCGCATCGCGAACTCGCTGCTGTCGTTCGTGATCACCCATCCGGAGGCGACGTTCATCGTGGATCCGGGTGTCTGCCTGGACGTCGGCAGCCGCGCCATCGCGGAACTGCCGCCGGTCCTGCGGGTCGCGGTGCGGCCCCCGGCGGACACCGTCGCCACCGTCACCGCGCTGCATGAGCGGCCGGGTCCCGACCTGGACTTCGCGCTGCCGACGCACGCGCACTGGGACCACGTGTGTGGGCTCCTCGATCTCCCCGAACTGCCGGTACTCCTGCACCGCCGCGAACACGACTGGGTCGCGCGAGGCCCGATCGCGCCCGTGGGGGGCGTCCGGGGGGCTCTGCGCGGCCGGGACATCGTCCCGTACGAACTGGACGGCCCGCCGATCCTCACCTTCGCCGCCGGCCACGACCTCTTCGGGGACGGTTCCGTCGTGCTCGTCGACCTCGCGGGACACACCCCTGGCAGCGTCGGGGTACTGGCGCACACGGCAGCGGGCTGGGTGCTGCTCGCCGGCGACGCCGCCTGGCACACCGCCCAGATCGACCTCATCCGGCAGAAGGCCGGCTATCCCGGCAGGCTCGCCGACGAGGACCGGGACGAGACCTTCCGGACCCTGCACCGCCTGCACGCCGTCAAGGACCGGGTCACGATCATCCCGACACACGACCACCGGGCGGCCCGGCAGCTGCCGACCTGATGTCGACGGGCGTCACCGAGTGATCGCTCGCCGCACCACCGTGCAGCGGGGCGCGTCGCCGCGCGGACACCTCTATCTCGATCCTCATCCTCGGGTCGGCGAGACCGCACACGAGCATCGTCGCGGCCGGCTGGACGTCGCCGAAACGGCGGCGCAGGACCGGCCAGCAGGGCTCGAAGTCCTCGCGGTCCGGCAGGAGGTAGCGCACACGCACCACGTCGGCGAAGGTGCACCCCGCCTCGGCCAGTGCGGCCCCGATGTTGCGCAGGCACTGTTCGGCCTGCTCCACCACATCGTCGGA encodes:
- a CDS encoding arginine repressor, translated to MSQAQDHGHNGANGAAGPAVPQTRTARHRRIVDILNRQPVRSQSQLAKLLADDGLSVTQATLSRDLDELNAVKIRNNDGDLIYAVPSEGGFRTPRAPLGESAKEERMRRLSQELLISAEASANLVVLRTPPGAAQFLASAIDQAELHDILGTIAGDDTLMLISRNPTGGQALADHLLRLAQNTH
- a CDS encoding FMN-binding protein, producing MRKSHPIRRFVLAGAATVSGIVLLLSLKPATDPASAQAAGGAAPPVAASPQGGAQAAGAGTVTGDAARTQYGAVQVRLTVANGKITKAEAVQAPKGGQSDQVTANAVPKLNQAAVAAQSADIDAVSGATYTSAGYKQSLQSAIDKANAAAGAGQGSGGQDSGGGAAQARTVTGAVAQTQYGAVQVRVTVSGGKITKAEAVKAPSGGQSTNITANAVPKLNQAAVAAGSADIDAVSGATYTSAGYKESLQSALDQAGG
- a CDS encoding FAD:protein FMN transferase; amino-acid sequence: MGTVVSFDVRGGDPDAVRSALDEAVAGLHRVDEVFSTYRDDSQVSRLARGEITLDDCDPEVAEVLELGAEAERSSGGWFSTSYAGSVDPTGVVKGWSVERAARSLTAVPGVTGVSVNGGGDVQLLGTPGPRRPWRVGVADPLRPGGLAAVVSAAGLDELAVATSGTAERGAHIVDPRTGRSAVTDLVAVTVTAPRLTWADCWATAAFAMGSREGLAWLESLPDVEALLITAGDEVRCTGGLAARLG
- a CDS encoding acetylornithine transaminase, which translates into the protein MTANQEYAQRWQGSLMNNYGTPRLPLVRGEGLKVWDAEGTRYLDWVGGIATNALGHAHPAIVEAVSRQIASLGHISNFFMAEPTVALAERLLQLFGREGRVFFCNSGAEANEAAFKVGRLTGRTHVVATDGGFHGRTMGALALTGQPGKRDPFLPLPGDVTHVPYGDAQALAAAVTDETALVIIEPIQGENGVVVPPAGYLKAARAITAATGALLVLDEVQTGIGRTGHWFAYQAHEGVLPDVVTLAKQLGGGLPLGATVAFGRAADLLRPGQHGTTFGGNPVACAAGLAVLDTIADDGLLENVKRQSEKLRDGVEALGHPMIDHVRGAGLLLGIVLTGPHAAGVQQAAQDAGFLVNAPAPDVVRLMPPLNLGDDEVEALLQALPGILDVAAGDGSGE
- the argB gene encoding acetylglutamate kinase, whose product is MSNTTRKHTALPKAQILIEALPWLVRHNGRTVVIKFGGNAMVDEDLKAAFAQDVVFLHHAGLKPVVVHGGGPQISAALDKHGIVSEFKAGLRVTTEDAMDVVRMVLAGQVQRELVNLLNQHGPLAVGLTGEDAHTITATKHRPEIDGEPVDIGRVGEITEIDTGAIEALLADGRIPVVSSIARSQDDGHVYNVNADTAAAALAAALGAETLMVLTDVEGLYEDWPHSDEVISRLTASQLEKLLPELSSGMVPKMEGCLHAVRNGVTTARVIDGRVQHSILLEIFTDEGIGTMVVPDAPEGDAQ
- a CDS encoding pyridoxamine 5'-phosphate oxidase family protein, with translation MGKTYERIDGRLRTFIEEQPLFFTATAPLAADGTVNLSPKGLKGSFAVLDEHTVAYLDFAGSNAETVAHLRENGRITLMWCAFQGPPNIVRVHGRGEAVFRDDPRFTGLLGHFSGIDPAQHGLRAVIVVHAELVRDTCGYAVPLMTYDEDRDLHARRFAREDDASLDAYFTKKEYIATSMDGLPGLPLPLPPSSF
- a CDS encoding MBL fold metallo-hydrolase; this encodes MPTALIVEGLRHPRRIANSLLSFVITHPEATFIVDPGVCLDVGSRAIAELPPVLRVAVRPPADTVATVTALHERPGPDLDFALPTHAHWDHVCGLLDLPELPVLLHRREHDWVARGPIAPVGGVRGALRGRDIVPYELDGPPILTFAAGHDLFGDGSVVLVDLAGHTPGSVGVLAHTAAGWVLLAGDAAWHTAQIDLIRQKAGYPGRLADEDRDETFRTLHRLHAVKDRVTIIPTHDHRAARQLPT
- the argJ gene encoding bifunctional glutamate N-acetyltransferase/amino-acid acetyltransferase ArgJ encodes the protein MSVTAAKGFTAAGIAAGIKENGNPDLALVVNTGPRRAAAGVFTSNRVKAAPVLWSEQVLKGGQVSAVVLNSGGANACTGPKGFQDTHATAEKAAEVLGRGAIEIAVCSTGLIGVLLPMDKLLPGIETAAGQLSEHGGEKAAIAIKTTDTVHKTSVVTWGSPRTESGGGWTVGGMAKGAGMLAPGLATMLVVLTTDADLDDATLDKALRAATRVTFDRVDSDGCMSTNDTVLLLSSGASGVTPAYEEFAEAVRQVCDDLGQQLIRDAEGASKDIRIEVVNAASEDDAVEVGRTIARNNLLKCAVHGEDPNWGRVLSAIGTTKAAFEPDRLNVAINGVWVCKNGGVGEDREKVDMRYREVHIVADLAAGSETATIWTNDLTADYVHENSAYSS
- a CDS encoding L,D-transpeptidase family protein, translated to MRRAALALVSVSVSLLTLGATPGRAPDPLPGRMADTGGGTQLITAVAPGTGSTEGTVTWWDRADGRWVRAGSAPARFGAKGLVQGTGRKQGTNTTPTGLFRLPYAFGIEAAPPGTAYTYRRVREDSWWCQDNDSAAYNRWSQPLAPDCRPAESEHLITYGSRYAHALVIGFNYTRPVKGRGAGIFLHVNGRGATAGCVSVPRDAMRSILEWADPGRKPHIAIGTASGSTAITRY
- a CDS encoding RidA family protein, whose amino-acid sequence is MTERRAILSGSTFEEQIGYARAVVDGDRVHVSGTTGFDYTTMTISDDVVEQAEQCLRNIGAALAEAGCTFADVVRVRYLLPDREDFEPCWPVLRRRFGDVQPAATMLVCGLADPRMRIEIEVSARRRAPLHGGAASDHSVTPVDIRSAAAGPPGGRVSG
- the argC gene encoding N-acetyl-gamma-glutamyl-phosphate reductase, giving the protein MAVRAAVAGASGYAGGELLRLLLVHPEVEIGVLTGNSNAGQRLGALQPHLLPLADRVLAPTTPEALAGHDVVFLALPHGQSAAVAEQLGPDVLVVDMGADFRLKDAGDWERFYGSPHAGTWPYGLPELPGGRAALEGSRRIAVPGCYPTAVSLALFPAYEAGLAEPEAVIVAASGTSGAGKAPKPHLLGSEVMGSMTPYGVGGGHRHTPEMIQNLSAAAGERVSVSFTPTLAPMPRGILATCSARAKDGVGAGAVRAAYEKAFADEPFVHLLPEGQWPATASVHGSNAVQVQVAYDEAAGRVIAISAIDNLTKGTAGGAVQSMNIALGLDESTGLSTIGVAP
- a CDS encoding MerR family transcriptional regulator, whose product is MAELKIGDAAALLGVATHVLRHWEDLGLLTPRRLPSGHRVYDDQTVGRARLIQIARRSGLSLAEIGELVAGERADRIGLIDAKRARIAEHIADLELADRFLAHLVHCVHPVVSDCPECSALVERGARSAITR
- a CDS encoding ferric reductase-like transmembrane domain-containing protein, translating into MTTTLAGGRAARRQTMRRIRPRRSPAVPLVVALWAGAAAVLWLWWDNTPSLADNTAKILAAGRITGLLAGYLMALVVLQMARVPALERRVGSDRVARWHAMSGRYTVCLVVAHVFLTMWAYALQSGRTLGDVVQQTIDSVNTLPDMGKAAIGTGLLFVIAFISVGGIRRRVPYDTWYHVHLLTYAAVFLTFWHQITTGNEFAVEPTAKTFWYGLYGAVTALVLWYRVITPVRLNLRHRMYVEAVIEETPGIVSVLIGGRKLHRMGAEAGHFFRWRFKAPGMRFSSHPYSLSAAPRPDMLRITVKAIGDHTSRLRELRPGTKVWAEGPYGALTAQRRSRGKVLLVAGGVGITPMRALFETLPGASGDITLLYRANSTQDLALWDELSAIADERGARLMYAVNSPDGERPDISAERLRQKLPDIDQHDVFLCGPPGFAQSVYEALRGAGVPARRIHHESFEM